TAAAATCCAGAGTATGGCTAAAGATTTAGGTGCTTCTCTAAAACGTATTTTGGTTATTGATCCCAAAAATGCTCAAGATATGCCTTTGTTTGTGAGACGCCTTGAGACGGTGCAGCGCTACAGGGGGATTACGAATCAGGACGCTAGGCAGATTCTTAAAACTCCAAGTTATTTTGCATGTATGATGCTACAAAATGGTCAATGTGATGCCTTGGTTGCTGGCACTAGCGAGTATTCGGGAAATATACTGCGGCCTTTATTCCAATTGATCAAGCCTTTCCCCGGAATCAAAAGTATTTCAAGTTGTATGATCATGCAATTGCACGAAAGTCCGTTTGGTGATGAAGGTCTCTTTTTCTTTGCGGATGCTGGGGTAATACCCAACCCAAATGTAGAGCAGTTAGCTGATATTGCTTATGAGACAGCCCGTTTAAGACGTCAGCTATCAGGCAAGACGCCACGAGTCGCTATGTTGTCTTACTCTACCAAAGGTAGTGCTCAAACGCGTGATTCGCAGAAGATCGTTGCGGCTACAGCGTTAGC
The nucleotide sequence above comes from Verrucomicrobiota bacterium. Encoded proteins:
- a CDS encoding phosphate acyltransferase, which produces MPSFIDSIFEKLSKHPKRVIFSDGADTRVIEAAQEYTNRKLGPAILLGNPDKIQSMAKDLGASLKRILVIDPKNAQDMPLFVRRLETVQRYRGITNQDARQILKTPSYFACMMLQNGQCDALVAGTSEYSGNILRPLFQLIKPFPGIKSISSCMIMQLHESPFGDEGLFFFADAGVIPNPNVEQLADIAYETARLRRQLSGKTPRVAMLSYSTKGSAQTRDSQKIVAATALAQQKFRENRLDAYIDGELQVDAALLPEIAKLKAPESQVAGKADVFVFPDLNSGNISTKLIQRLSKAEAYGQIMLGLSKPAAELSRGAATRDILGVAAIVAVQAIEYRKLYPEQA